A portion of the Adhaeribacter radiodurans genome contains these proteins:
- a CDS encoding STAS domain-containing protein encodes MKYTIDKKENYTIITIDEKKLDTTIAPDLKSEFVKLNAEGISNLILDLSNVKYTDSSGLSSILIANRLCNSSNGLLILAGLQDHVMKLITISKLESVLNILPTVEEAIDRVFLHEIERDLTNKEE; translated from the coding sequence ATGAAATACACCATTGATAAAAAAGAAAATTATACTATCATCACCATTGATGAGAAGAAATTAGATACAACTATTGCCCCAGATTTAAAATCAGAATTTGTTAAACTTAACGCCGAAGGTATCTCCAACCTTATTCTGGATTTAAGCAACGTAAAATATACCGATTCATCCGGTTTAAGCTCTATCTTAATTGCTAATCGTTTATGTAATTCTTCTAATGGTTTATTAATTCTAGCTGGTTTACAAGATCACGTAATGAAATTAATTACTATTTCTAAATTAGAATCTGTATTAAACATTTTACCTACCGTAGAAGAAGCTATTGACCGGGTATTTTTACACGAGATCGAGCGCGATTTAACAAACAAAGAAGAATAA
- a CDS encoding ribonuclease Z has product MEFELKILGSSSATPSPDRHHTAQVLTIGNQINLIDCGENTQMQLMRYKVKHQRISNIFISHLHGDHFFGLFGLLSTMHLQQRTQPLNLFGPAGLDEILTTQFRYSHTQLSFKLTYHELDTTVHAQVFEDKAITVHTLPMQHRIDCCGFLFREKPKLRHLIKDKLPGFLTPAQLVRLKAGEDILDETGNLLVANADVTSEPNRSRSYAYCSDTRYKEDILPYIKQVDLLYHEATFLDELKEQAAYTMHSTALQAATLARKAEVKRLLIGHFSVRYRDLTPLLLEAKSVFDNTQLATEGKTISILE; this is encoded by the coding sequence TTGGAATTTGAGCTTAAAATACTAGGCAGTTCTTCCGCCACTCCTTCTCCCGATCGTCATCATACCGCTCAGGTTTTAACCATAGGCAATCAAATTAATCTAATTGATTGCGGCGAAAATACCCAAATGCAGCTGATGCGTTACAAAGTAAAGCATCAGCGCATTTCTAATATCTTCATCAGCCATCTCCACGGCGATCATTTTTTCGGTTTGTTTGGATTGCTCTCCACTATGCACCTGCAACAACGCACGCAGCCCTTAAATTTATTTGGTCCCGCAGGTTTAGACGAAATACTCACTACACAATTCAGGTATTCTCATACCCAACTAAGCTTTAAACTTACTTATCACGAACTCGATACTACGGTTCACGCGCAGGTATTTGAAGACAAAGCCATTACGGTACACACCTTGCCCATGCAGCACCGGATAGATTGCTGCGGCTTTTTATTCCGGGAAAAACCTAAACTAAGGCATTTAATTAAAGATAAATTACCTGGCTTTTTAACCCCAGCCCAGTTAGTGCGGCTTAAAGCCGGCGAAGACATTTTAGATGAAACTGGCAATTTACTGGTAGCAAACGCCGATGTAACCAGCGAACCAAACCGTAGCCGTTCATACGCTTACTGTTCTGACACCCGCTATAAAGAAGATATTCTGCCGTACATTAAACAAGTTGATTTATTGTACCACGAAGCTACTTTTCTGGACGAACTCAAGGAGCAAGCAGCCTACACAATGCACTCCACAGCTCTTCAGGCAGCTACTTTGGCGCGAAAGGCCGAGGTGAAACGCTTATTAATTGGTCATTTTTCGGTACGCTACCGCGATTTAACTCCTCTTCTGCTCGAAGCTAAATCTGTTTTCGACAACACGCAACTGGCCACCGAAGGCAAAACCATCAGTATTTTAGAGTAA
- a CDS encoding phosphoribosylaminoimidazolesuccinocarboxamide synthase has product MQALKETNFHFAKQTGFYRGKVRDVYYFQDKLAVVATDRISAFDVVLPRAIPFKGQVLNQIAATFLKATSDIVPNWVLSHPDPNVTIGINCEPFKVEMVIRGYLAGHAWREYQSGKRAICGASLPEGLRENDKLPEPIITPTTKAAEGHDEDISPEDIIATGIVSEEDYRQLENYTRQLFTRGTEMAAQQGLLLVDTKYEFGKVDEKIYLIDEVHTPDSSRYFYADGYTERQKDGQTQKQLSKEFVRKWLIENDFQGKANQRVPEMDDDWIQSISERYIELFEVVTGTPFQKTDYNQALARIEASILQNV; this is encoded by the coding sequence TGGCGGTAGTTGCTACTGACCGCATATCGGCTTTTGATGTGGTATTACCCCGCGCCATTCCGTTTAAAGGACAAGTACTAAATCAAATTGCAGCCACGTTTTTAAAAGCTACTTCGGATATTGTGCCCAACTGGGTATTGTCCCATCCTGATCCCAATGTAACAATCGGGATAAATTGCGAACCATTTAAAGTAGAAATGGTAATCCGGGGGTACCTGGCAGGCCATGCCTGGCGCGAATACCAGAGCGGCAAACGGGCAATTTGCGGGGCCAGTTTACCAGAGGGACTACGCGAAAACGACAAACTACCGGAACCTATTATTACCCCAACCACCAAAGCCGCCGAAGGCCACGACGAAGATATTTCGCCGGAGGATATTATAGCAACCGGGATCGTATCTGAAGAAGATTACCGCCAACTCGAAAATTACACGCGTCAACTGTTTACCCGGGGTACCGAAATGGCCGCCCAACAGGGATTATTGCTGGTAGATACTAAGTACGAGTTTGGGAAAGTAGATGAAAAAATTTACCTGATTGACGAAGTGCATACCCCCGACTCTTCGCGCTATTTTTATGCGGATGGTTACACCGAAAGACAAAAAGATGGCCAAACGCAAAAACAATTATCGAAGGAGTTTGTTCGTAAATGGTTAATAGAAAACGACTTTCAGGGAAAGGCTAATCAACGCGTTCCAGAGATGGACGATGACTGGATTCAAAGCATCTCTGAACGCTATATTGAGCTATTTGAAGTGGTTACCGGCACGCCTTTCCAGAAGACGGATTATAATCAGGCACTTGCGCGAATAGAGGCTAGTATATTGCAAAATGTTTAA